A window of the Oscillospiraceae bacterium genome harbors these coding sequences:
- a CDS encoding DUF2871 domain-containing protein, whose product MKKYINLSFLYAVAAIACGVFYREFTKFYGFTGRTTLAFTHVHLFLLGTVVFLLIALFSDKWHLESQKSFRCFMVLYPIGLPFMVVMLFVRGIHQVLVTSLSAGASAAISGMAGISHTILTISIVLLFTALRKCAGTESR is encoded by the coding sequence ATGAAAAAATACATAAATCTCTCGTTTCTTTACGCAGTCGCTGCAATCGCCTGCGGCGTTTTTTACCGGGAATTTACAAAATTCTATGGCTTTACGGGGCGCACCACGCTTGCTTTTACGCATGTCCATCTGTTTCTCCTAGGCACCGTTGTGTTTCTGCTGATTGCCCTGTTTTCGGACAAATGGCACCTGGAAAGCCAAAAATCTTTCCGCTGTTTTATGGTTCTCTATCCTATCGGGCTTCCGTTCATGGTCGTCATGCTCTTTGTCCGGGGGATTCATCAAGTGCTTGTCACCTCGCTCTCTGCCGGTGCCTCTGCCGCCATCTCCGGAATGGCGGGCATCAGCCACACCATTCTGACCATATCCATCGTTCTCCTGTTTACAGCTTTGAGAAAGTGCGCAGGCACAGAGTCCCGCTAA
- a CDS encoding TetR/AcrR family transcriptional regulator, whose product MNHTATSKEEILRASLKFASEEGLKSLNIRSIAKECGVSVGCVYRYFPSKADLISATVGKIWEHIFHEAEGCKTPDDFRECVRWIFRCIRSGCTEYPSFFLQHASAFAESEKAEGRRAMDQYLGHIREALLCALHSDPAARAGVFDSAFAPKAFVGFVLDNLLLLGAKQAPSCDYLIRLIEKLLY is encoded by the coding sequence TTGAACCACACTGCCACATCGAAAGAAGAGATTCTGCGCGCAAGCCTGAAGTTTGCGTCCGAAGAGGGGCTAAAGTCCCTGAATATACGAAGTATCGCCAAGGAATGTGGTGTTTCGGTTGGGTGCGTGTACCGGTACTTTCCGTCAAAAGCAGACCTCATCAGCGCCACAGTGGGAAAAATATGGGAGCACATCTTTCACGAAGCAGAGGGCTGCAAAACGCCGGACGACTTTCGCGAATGCGTCCGCTGGATTTTTCGCTGTATCCGCAGTGGGTGCACAGAATACCCTTCTTTTTTCCTGCAGCATGCTTCCGCTTTTGCCGAATCTGAAAAAGCAGAGGGCCGGCGCGCCATGGACCAGTACCTAGGGCACATTCGCGAAGCCCTGCTGTGCGCGCTGCACAGCGACCCCGCTGCCCGTGCGGGGGTCTTTGACAGTGCCTTTGCGCCAAAGGCCTTTGTCGGCTTTGTGCTCGACAATCTGCTGCTGCTCGGCGCAAAGCAGGCACCGTCCTGCGATTATCTCATTCGTCTGATTGAAAAGCTGCTTTACTGA
- a CDS encoding polya polymerase gives MKIENIDDVDSFFKVVNECKGPVELISPEGDRINLKSRLTQYLSMATIFSNGYIRELDLVAHDKDDTERLIKYMYR, from the coding sequence ATGAAAATCGAAAATATCGACGACGTAGATTCCTTTTTCAAGGTGGTGAATGAGTGCAAAGGCCCGGTAGAGCTGATTTCACCGGAGGGAGACCGAATCAACCTAAAAAGCAGACTGACCCAGTATTTATCTATGGCAACCATTTTTTCAAATGGCTATATCAGGGAGCTGGACCTTGTCGCTCACGACAAAGATGACACAGAGCGGCTGATTAAGTACATGTATCGGTAA
- a CDS encoding aldose 1-epimerase family protein has protein sequence MKTSIQSGHFCAAVDSAGAQLNSIALNGCEYLWQADPQWWPRQSPVLFPIVGCLRGGKAASAAGPCKMARHGLARHMEHELIEQKADALTYELVSTAETLKAYPYPFRLRMSYRITGPATLEMRFSVCNIGAQAMPFAVGGHPAFQVPAGPDKSEAYEDYDIRFAEKMTYASPMLDATGLLDFQNRVPLLQDTDTLPLVHKLFNHDALVFEKVPQNTVTLIGRKSGHGVRLDFPGFDYLGIWAPIGQAPFVALEPWTGCSTATDEDDCFEHKRGITILPPDETFERAFTITVF, from the coding sequence ATGAAAACTTCTATCCAAAGCGGCCATTTCTGCGCGGCGGTTGATTCCGCCGGCGCACAGCTGAACAGCATTGCCCTAAACGGCTGCGAATATCTGTGGCAGGCAGACCCCCAGTGGTGGCCGCGCCAGTCACCGGTACTGTTTCCCATTGTCGGCTGCCTGCGCGGTGGCAAAGCGGCCTCTGCTGCCGGTCCCTGCAAAATGGCGCGCCACGGTCTTGCACGCCATATGGAGCACGAACTGATTGAGCAGAAAGCGGATGCCCTGACCTATGAGCTGGTCTCTACCGCAGAAACGCTGAAAGCTTACCCCTACCCGTTTCGTCTGCGCATGTCTTACCGCATTACCGGACCGGCAACACTGGAAATGCGCTTTTCTGTCTGCAATATCGGTGCGCAGGCCATGCCCTTTGCCGTGGGCGGGCACCCCGCTTTTCAGGTGCCGGCAGGCCCAGACAAGAGCGAAGCCTATGAGGACTATGATATCCGCTTTGCCGAAAAGATGACGTACGCTTCCCCGATGCTGGACGCCACCGGCCTGCTCGACTTTCAAAACCGCGTCCCGCTTTTGCAGGACACAGACACCCTGCCGCTTGTGCACAAGCTTTTTAATCACGACGCGCTGGTCTTTGAAAAAGTCCCGCAAAACACCGTCACCCTGATTGGCCGCAAAAGCGGGCATGGCGTACGGCTGGATTTTCCGGGCTTTGACTACTTGGGCATTTGGGCACCGATTGGGCAGGCGCCGTTTGTCGCGCTGGAGCCGTGGACTGGCTGCAGCACCGCCACAGACGAAGACGACTGCTTTGAGCACAAGCGCGGCATAACGATTTTGCCGCCGGACGAAACTTTTGAGCGCGCGTTTACCATTACTGTATTTTAA
- a CDS encoding rubredoxin has product MQKYVCGVCGYVYDPAVGDPDSGIPAGTKFEDLPATWKCPLCGIGKEEFAPEEA; this is encoded by the coding sequence ATGCAGAAATATGTATGCGGTGTATGCGGCTATGTATATGACCCCGCAGTCGGTGACCCAGACAGCGGTATTCCGGCCGGCACAAAGTTTGAGGACCTGCCAGCTACCTGGAAGTGCCCGCTGTGCGGAATTGGCAAAGAGGAATTTGCCCCGGAAGAGGCCTGA
- a CDS encoding DUF6514 family protein has protein sequence MKVEMRKIGSTLAGKTRLQYYIYHTENRYGICIKQIKTETACGTVDGGYRKTIRLADSLLRHRVFPQNLPEILEDYSCAD, from the coding sequence ATGAAAGTGGAAATGAGAAAGATCGGCAGCACGCTGGCCGGAAAGACACGATTGCAATACTACATTTATCATACGGAAAACCGCTACGGCATTTGCATTAAGCAAATCAAAACAGAGACTGCCTGCGGCACTGTAGACGGCGGCTACAGAAAGACGATCCGCCTGGCAGACTCCCTGTTGCGCCACCGGGTATTCCCGCAAAACCTCCCTGAAATACTGGAAGACTACAGCTGCGCAGATTAA
- a CDS encoding cation-translocating P-type ATPase, which yields MTKWQSLTAAACEKQLETGPKGLTQQQACRRLRLYGSNVLAKPPQKSLLRRFLAQFQDFMVLILLLAAAVSFLTSWAQGSADYVDCIIILLVVNVNAVIGLVQESKAEKALSALQDMAAPHAQVVRGGKTLRLAAEDLVPGDVVLLQAGDLVPADLRLTQAAQLQTQESALTGESVPVHKDAAALCPETAPLGEWHNMCFASTTVSAGHGQGIVVATGMQTQVGHIARMLTMQESPQTPLQKKLEVTGKVLGTGALLLCAVIFVMGLVQGTPPLEMFLTAVSLAVAAIPEGLPAVVTIVLAVGMRHMAERRAIVRHMMAVETLGSASVICTDKTGTLTQNRMTVTELRGTVGKLGAHTSARQQLLEDAALCTNCTMDGARVLGEATETALCEAAGNKDMLDRQFPRVREVPFSSARKRMTVVVRLPGGRFRVITKGAPDILGPFCRGGCAPRQNHEMAVRALRVLAVAQKEISSLEGVSDRSLESGLQFVGLIGLSDPPRPEVRGAVALCREAGIRPVMITGDHADTAAAIGRELGILQQSAVLSGPELDAMTQQKLTEEIYRYTVFARVTPAHKVRIVQAFQSRGEVVAMTGDGVNDAPALRAADIGCAMGLSGTDVAKGAADMILADDNFATIVEAVREGRGIYSNIRRTIHFLLSCNIGELLAVFVSFLLRLPLPLAAIQLLWVNLVTDSFPALALGVEPIDGDVMQQKPVRRGSSIFANGLGWSILVEGCLIGALSLLAYTVGRVFFDVDPANPVVGRTMGFAVLSFSQLAHAFNMRSDIHSLFEHGRPRNPRLVLATAACGAAMAVVVAVPALAAVFHTAVLSPLQWLVTLALSLVPIAVIELEKALRRTQKNYLTKRRQPKTEPQSQKS from the coding sequence ATGACAAAGTGGCAGAGCTTGACGGCGGCCGCATGTGAAAAGCAACTGGAAACCGGGCCAAAGGGCCTGACACAGCAGCAGGCGTGCCGCCGGTTGCGCCTTTACGGCAGCAATGTCCTTGCCAAACCGCCCCAAAAGTCCCTTTTGCGGCGATTTCTTGCCCAGTTTCAGGATTTTATGGTGCTAATCCTGCTTTTGGCGGCCGCAGTTTCGTTTCTCACTTCGTGGGCACAGGGCAGCGCCGACTATGTCGACTGCATTATCATTTTGCTGGTAGTCAATGTCAACGCGGTGATTGGGCTGGTACAGGAAAGTAAAGCAGAAAAAGCGCTTTCCGCTTTACAGGATATGGCCGCGCCGCATGCACAGGTGGTGCGCGGCGGCAAAACGCTGCGCCTCGCCGCCGAAGACCTGGTTCCCGGCGATGTGGTGCTGCTGCAGGCGGGGGACTTGGTGCCGGCCGACCTGCGCCTGACACAGGCGGCACAGCTGCAGACACAAGAAAGCGCCCTCACCGGCGAAAGCGTGCCGGTGCACAAGGACGCCGCTGCGCTCTGCCCAGAAACGGCACCTTTGGGCGAGTGGCACAACATGTGCTTTGCCTCCACTACGGTCAGCGCCGGCCACGGGCAGGGCATTGTTGTGGCAACCGGCATGCAGACCCAGGTGGGGCATATCGCCCGTATGCTCACCATGCAGGAAAGCCCGCAGACACCCCTGCAAAAGAAACTGGAAGTAACCGGAAAGGTGCTGGGCACCGGCGCGCTGCTGCTGTGCGCGGTTATTTTTGTAATGGGCCTTGTACAGGGCACTCCCCCGCTCGAGATGTTTTTGACAGCCGTTTCCCTGGCTGTCGCTGCAATTCCCGAGGGGCTGCCCGCCGTGGTGACGATTGTGCTGGCAGTGGGAATGCGCCACATGGCAGAGCGCCGGGCAATCGTGCGGCATATGATGGCGGTCGAGACGCTGGGCAGCGCCAGTGTTATCTGCACCGACAAAACCGGTACGCTGACACAAAACCGCATGACTGTAACAGAGCTGCGCGGCACCGTCGGAAAACTGGGTGCGCACACCTCTGCCCGGCAGCAGCTGCTGGAAGATGCCGCTCTGTGTACCAACTGCACCATGGACGGCGCCCGCGTCCTTGGGGAAGCGACCGAGACTGCGCTGTGTGAAGCGGCAGGGAATAAAGATATGCTGGACCGGCAGTTTCCGCGCGTGCGGGAAGTTCCGTTTTCTTCTGCGCGCAAGCGCATGACCGTGGTGGTGCGCCTGCCGGGCGGGCGCTTTCGGGTCATTACCAAAGGCGCACCCGATATCTTAGGGCCTTTCTGCCGGGGCGGCTGTGCGCCCCGGCAGAACCACGAAATGGCGGTGCGCGCGCTGCGCGTGCTGGCGGTTGCGCAAAAAGAGATTTCTTCATTGGAGGGGGTCAGTGACCGCTCCCTGGAAAGCGGCCTGCAGTTTGTCGGCTTAATCGGCCTTTCCGACCCGCCCCGGCCAGAGGTACGCGGCGCAGTGGCGCTGTGCAGGGAGGCGGGCATTCGCCCGGTCATGATTACCGGCGACCACGCCGATACCGCGGCGGCCATCGGCCGGGAACTGGGCATCCTGCAGCAGAGCGCTGTCCTTTCCGGACCGGAACTGGACGCCATGACGCAGCAGAAGCTGACCGAGGAGATTTACCGCTACACAGTCTTTGCGCGGGTCACACCTGCGCACAAGGTGCGCATCGTGCAGGCGTTTCAAAGCCGCGGCGAGGTCGTGGCTATGACTGGGGACGGCGTAAACGACGCTCCCGCGCTGCGCGCGGCAGACATCGGCTGTGCAATGGGCCTGAGCGGCACAGATGTTGCCAAAGGCGCGGCAGACATGATTTTGGCAGACGACAATTTCGCAACGATTGTAGAGGCCGTGCGCGAGGGCCGCGGCATTTACAGCAACATTCGCCGTACCATTCATTTTCTGTTATCCTGCAATATTGGGGAACTGCTGGCGGTGTTTGTCAGCTTTTTGCTGCGTCTGCCGCTGCCGCTAGCGGCAATTCAGCTTTTGTGGGTCAACCTGGTTACAGATTCCTTTCCGGCGCTGGCCCTTGGTGTGGAGCCGATTGACGGCGACGTCATGCAGCAGAAGCCGGTGCGGCGGGGCAGCAGCATCTTTGCAAACGGGCTTGGGTGGTCCATTCTCGTCGAAGGCTGCCTCATCGGTGCGCTGTCTCTGCTAGCCTATACCGTAGGGCGGGTGTTTTTTGACGTGGACCCGGCAAATCCGGTGGTCGGGCGCACCATGGGCTTTGCGGTTTTAAGCTTTTCGCAGCTTGCACATGCCTTTAATATGCGCAGCGATATTCATTCGCTGTTTGAGCACGGCCGCCCGCGCAACCCCAGACTGGTCCTTGCCACAGCGGCATGCGGCGCAGCCATGGCAGTGGTGGTGGCGGTGCCGGCGCTTGCGGCTGTTTTCCATACCGCGGTGCTGTCGCCTTTGCAGTGGCTGGTGACACTGGCGCTGTCGCTGGTGCCTATCGCCGTTATTGAACTGGAAAAAGCACTGCGCCGCACACAGAAAAACTACCTGACGAAACGCAGACAACCAAAAACCGAGCCGCAGAGTCAGAAATCCTGA
- a CDS encoding flippase-like domain-containing protein gives MTRFGRALRKHLFTVIVLAVTMGILLFSLFKEKSISQLGQIYSTLDPFWILLAFATLGVTWLLEGTCNWLFCRHLYPNWTYGRSFMIGITGIFYCSITPFSSGGQPMQIYYMAKMGMQPGKSAAIISAKTITHQTTTLIFSLILIATELPFFIANVPHLYWFTIFGLVTNIIFIAAVVLVSVNAGFIYRLLHACLIGLNKIHIVKEPEKTYQTIVNQLDSFHEGFKTMGKDWRLYVLVCTITCLQLVLGSLDTYCVYRAFHLHGASVWRIIAAEVFSAMVVTFVPLPGGSGGAEVSFEAFCRIFFGTLTKPAMLIWRLITYYGTIVFGYLFVLLGSRRYIGSPPPEEVTATREAEEIEETQETGQAEEIGQAQKVKQEKKMQKTEALEQIKEEKQAKKLEQINEIEQTR, from the coding sequence ATGACAAGATTTGGAAGGGCTTTGCGAAAGCACCTGTTTACCGTGATCGTTCTGGCAGTGACCATGGGCATTCTGCTTTTCTCTCTTTTTAAGGAAAAGAGTATTTCACAGCTGGGGCAGATCTACAGCACACTGGACCCGTTTTGGATTCTGCTGGCCTTTGCCACCCTGGGCGTAACGTGGCTTTTAGAGGGCACATGCAACTGGCTTTTCTGCCGCCACCTTTACCCCAACTGGACCTACGGACGTTCTTTTATGATTGGTATTACGGGTATTTTTTACTGCTCGATTACGCCGTTTTCCTCTGGCGGGCAGCCCATGCAGATTTATTACATGGCAAAAATGGGGATGCAGCCTGGCAAAAGCGCCGCTATTATTTCGGCAAAGACAATTACCCACCAAACCACGACCCTGATTTTTTCCCTAATTCTCATTGCGACCGAGCTGCCCTTTTTCATCGCTAACGTACCCCATCTGTATTGGTTTACGATTTTTGGGCTTGTCACAAATATCATTTTTATCGCCGCTGTGGTGCTGGTGTCGGTAAATGCCGGCTTTATTTACCGGCTGCTGCATGCCTGCCTGATTGGGCTGAATAAGATTCATATTGTCAAAGAACCCGAAAAGACCTACCAAACAATCGTCAATCAGCTGGACTCTTTCCATGAGGGCTTCAAAACCATGGGGAAAGACTGGCGGCTGTATGTACTGGTCTGCACCATTACCTGCCTGCAGCTGGTGCTCGGCAGCTTGGATACTTACTGCGTGTACCGGGCGTTTCATCTGCACGGTGCCTCTGTCTGGCGCATCATTGCAGCTGAGGTCTTTTCCGCCATGGTGGTCACCTTTGTGCCGCTGCCCGGCGGCTCTGGCGGTGCGGAAGTGTCCTTTGAGGCATTCTGCCGTATTTTCTTTGGTACACTGACAAAACCCGCCATGCTCATCTGGCGTTTAATCACCTATTATGGAACCATTGTCTTTGGCTACCTCTTTGTCCTGCTCGGCTCCCGCCGCTATATCGGTTCGCCCCCGCCGGAAGAAGTCACCGCGACCCGTGAGGCAGAAGAAATTGAGGAAACACAGGAAACCGGGCAGGCAGAAGAAATCGGCCAGGCACAAAAAGTAAAGCAAGAGAAAAAGATGCAGAAAACGGAAGCGCTTGAACAGATAAAAGAAGAAAAACAGGCGAAAAAGCTGGAGCAGATAAACGAAATAGAACAAACACGATAA
- the trpS gene encoding tryptophan--tRNA ligase, with product MENQTPERRKRIFSAIQPSGDVTLGNYLGAVKNWVGLQDKYDCIFALADLHTITVRQKPADLRRHTLEAYALLLACGIDPARSPFFLQSHVPAHSQLAWILDCYAQFGELQRMTQFKDKSKKHADNINAGLFTYPCLMAADILLYQADYVPVGEDQSQHLELTRTIAERFNNAYSPTFNLPNVLVGKEGQRIMSLQDPAHKMSKSDENVNGCVYVLDKPEDIMRKFKRAITDSEASVHYGEGKAGINNLMEIYSCVTGETFEQIEHDFSGRGYGDFKQAVGEAVIEHLRPIQERYAKYIADRSYMEQCWNSGAEKAARIANRTLQKVMKKVGFIPPHH from the coding sequence ATGGAAAATCAAACACCAGAACGCAGAAAACGCATTTTCAGCGCGATTCAGCCGAGCGGCGATGTCACACTGGGCAACTACCTAGGCGCTGTAAAAAATTGGGTAGGCCTGCAGGACAAGTACGACTGCATCTTTGCTTTGGCAGACCTGCACACCATTACTGTGCGGCAAAAGCCCGCTGACCTGCGCCGCCATACACTGGAGGCCTATGCCCTACTGCTCGCCTGCGGCATTGACCCCGCGCGCAGCCCGTTTTTTCTGCAGAGCCATGTGCCGGCGCATTCACAGCTGGCATGGATTTTGGACTGCTACGCGCAGTTTGGCGAGTTGCAGCGCATGACACAGTTTAAGGACAAATCCAAAAAGCACGCCGACAACATCAACGCCGGCCTGTTTACGTACCCCTGCCTGATGGCGGCGGATATTCTGCTGTACCAGGCGGACTATGTGCCCGTGGGCGAGGACCAGTCACAGCATTTGGAGCTGACCCGCACCATTGCCGAGCGCTTCAACAACGCCTACTCCCCAACTTTTAACCTGCCAAACGTGCTGGTCGGCAAAGAAGGACAGCGTATTATGAGCCTGCAGGACCCGGCACATAAAATGAGCAAGAGCGACGAAAATGTAAACGGCTGTGTCTATGTGCTGGACAAGCCCGAGGACATTATGCGCAAATTTAAGCGCGCCATTACCGACAGTGAAGCAAGCGTACACTACGGCGAGGGCAAGGCGGGCATCAACAACCTGATGGAGATTTACTCCTGCGTAACCGGCGAAACCTTTGAGCAGATCGAGCACGACTTTTCCGGCAGGGGCTACGGCGACTTTAAGCAAGCCGTGGGCGAGGCTGTCATCGAGCACCTGCGCCCGATTCAAGAGCGCTACGCCAAGTATATCGCCGACCGCAGCTACATGGAGCAGTGCTGGAACAGCGGCGCCGAAAAAGCCGCGCGCATTGCCAACCGCACCCTGCAGAAAGTGATGAAGAAAGTCGGCTTTATTCCCCCGCATCACTAA
- a CDS encoding PLP-dependent aminotransferase family protein, whose protein sequence is MDYRFSDRVKNLKPSAIREIFKYAADPEVISLSAGNPAPDAFPVEAIRKCSSDLLQEQPIDALQYSVTEGLPALREDVTRLLSSRYGIHTPGDSLLITSGAQQIMDLLGKSVLNEGDTVVCEEPSFIGALNSFRSYNAVLKGVPMQPDGMDLTKLEDVLKSDPKVKFIYTIPNFQNPTGLTTSWEKRCGIYALAKKYNTLILEDNPYGDLRFAGKAVPAIKTLDTDGHVLYAGTFSKTVAPGMRVGFAAGGSALLQKMVVCKQGSDVHTNIWSQHVIHRFLHGWDFQEHLKGLQKIYAQKYAVAEKALRETAPLLHFQPIEGGLFIWCTLPNSIPMPEYCRQAVLHKVCVVPGNAFLTDDTAPCQSFRINYSSPTDADLVRGIAILGKLAAQWPM, encoded by the coding sequence ATGGATTACCGCTTTTCTGACCGTGTAAAGAACCTGAAACCCTCTGCCATCCGCGAAATTTTTAAATATGCCGCCGACCCCGAGGTCATCTCTCTTTCCGCCGGCAACCCCGCACCGGACGCCTTTCCGGTAGAGGCTATCCGCAAATGCAGCAGCGACCTGCTGCAGGAGCAGCCGATTGATGCCCTGCAGTACAGCGTAACCGAGGGCCTGCCCGCCCTGCGGGAAGACGTGACCCGCCTGCTTTCTTCCCGCTATGGCATACACACGCCGGGCGACAGCCTGCTTATCACCAGCGGCGCACAGCAGATTATGGACCTTTTGGGCAAGTCGGTCTTAAATGAAGGCGACACCGTTGTCTGTGAAGAGCCCAGCTTTATCGGTGCGCTCAATTCCTTCCGCTCGTACAATGCCGTCCTAAAGGGCGTGCCTATGCAGCCAGACGGCATGGACCTGACAAAGCTGGAGGATGTTTTAAAAAGCGACCCGAAAGTAAAATTCATTTATACCATACCCAATTTTCAAAATCCGACAGGGCTGACCACCAGCTGGGAAAAGCGCTGCGGCATATACGCCCTCGCCAAAAAATACAATACGCTGATTTTAGAGGACAACCCCTACGGTGACCTGCGCTTTGCGGGAAAAGCCGTGCCGGCCATTAAGACACTGGACACCGACGGACACGTGCTGTACGCCGGCACTTTCAGCAAAACCGTCGCGCCCGGCATGCGCGTGGGCTTTGCCGCGGGCGGCAGCGCACTGCTGCAAAAGATGGTCGTCTGCAAGCAGGGCAGCGACGTGCACACCAACATCTGGAGCCAGCACGTAATTCACCGCTTCCTGCACGGGTGGGACTTTCAAGAACATCTAAAAGGCCTGCAGAAAATCTACGCTCAAAAATACGCGGTGGCCGAAAAGGCCCTGCGCGAAACTGCACCGCTGCTGCACTTTCAGCCTATCGAGGGCGGTCTTTTCATCTGGTGTACGCTGCCAAACTCCATTCCTATGCCGGAATACTGCCGGCAGGCCGTGCTGCACAAAGTATGCGTCGTGCCTGGAAATGCCTTTTTGACCGACGACACTGCCCCCTGTCAAAGCTTCCGTATCAACTACTCTTCCCCTACGGATGCAGACCTTGTACGCGGCATTGCCATTTTAGGGAAGCTCGCGGCACAGTGGCCCATGTAA
- a CDS encoding SpoIIE family protein phosphatase: MAEEKALSWARPRAVMKKAARQAVFFALGLLASRAVVFDRCAPFGVAAAAACPWECTVAAALGAALGYILPGSVTVPMHCLMALLAAVGIRWALREAAARFMRVKALFASLVAGVPMLCTGMIVFYVNGTGGSGAAYAVAESLLAAAWGYFFSRTEDLVSAQLPRGNCLPQELTCAAFSAGVFLLALTALKIGPISVGGVLAVLIILYASEYGGAAGGSIAGVAAGACIAFSGSSLSGLAGAYGVGGLLAGLFAPAGRLASACAFILSSTVASLPAALSTQRLDTLWEAAAAGVLYLLLPDRFTGRLLGRLSAAGRDVREAPRAQDLRRIVVARLDHAAQALGDVSDTLAQVGEKLDKSQQAYEHSSLQILHRTQAAQNRRSLVRQFTVVETILEEMASEFELFERSDATSANLVSEVLYEFALQPLDVSCRVDRFERMTIEAMVVRGEGVQVNKAELTREVSKVCGRTFSQPSISRTQTSWRLVFCERPRFRVIEASARHNCGDNMLCGDSTRCFEDGTGRYLCILSDGMGSGGRAAVDGVMVSNLLAKLIKAGIGFDSALQIVNTAMGVKSGDESTATVDLVSVDLYTGIVQFLKAGAAMSFICTGGKVRAVDAPGLPVGILEKAQFHCAQEELQDGDLLVMVSDGALCDGTAWICSLLEKPGDAKTPQELAEAVVAGAVARRKDGHDDDVTAVVLRIQSYRPAVKS, encoded by the coding sequence ATGGCAGAAGAAAAGGCGCTTTCGTGGGCAAGGCCGCGCGCAGTGATGAAAAAGGCGGCGCGGCAGGCGGTTTTCTTTGCGCTGGGGCTGTTGGCGTCGCGCGCAGTGGTGTTTGACAGGTGTGCGCCCTTTGGGGTCGCGGCGGCAGCAGCCTGCCCGTGGGAATGCACTGTGGCGGCGGCGCTGGGTGCCGCGCTTGGGTACATATTGCCGGGCAGCGTTACCGTGCCGATGCACTGCCTGATGGCGCTTTTGGCGGCGGTGGGCATTCGCTGGGCTTTGCGAGAGGCGGCAGCGCGCTTTATGCGTGTAAAAGCGCTGTTTGCTTCTCTGGTGGCGGGCGTGCCAATGCTTTGCACTGGTATGATTGTTTTTTACGTGAATGGCACCGGCGGCAGCGGCGCCGCCTATGCGGTGGCCGAGTCCCTGCTTGCCGCAGCGTGGGGGTATTTCTTTTCGCGTACGGAAGACCTGGTTTCCGCACAGCTTCCGCGGGGGAACTGCCTGCCGCAGGAGCTGACCTGTGCGGCGTTTTCGGCCGGCGTGTTTCTGCTGGCGCTGACGGCGCTGAAAATCGGGCCGATCTCTGTGGGCGGCGTGCTGGCAGTGCTCATCATTCTATATGCCAGTGAGTACGGCGGAGCCGCGGGCGGCAGCATTGCCGGTGTCGCCGCCGGCGCCTGCATTGCCTTTTCCGGCAGCAGCCTCAGCGGCTTGGCCGGGGCCTATGGGGTGGGCGGCCTGCTTGCGGGGCTGTTTGCGCCGGCGGGGCGGCTTGCCTCTGCCTGTGCGTTCATCCTCAGCAGCACCGTGGCAAGCCTGCCCGCGGCCCTTTCTACACAGCGGCTCGATACCCTGTGGGAAGCGGCTGCCGCCGGCGTCTTGTATCTGCTGCTGCCGGACCGCTTCACCGGCCGGCTGCTTGGGCGCTTGTCGGCTGCGGGGCGCGATGTGCGGGAGGCACCGCGTGCACAGGACCTGCGCCGCATTGTAGTGGCCAGGCTTGACCACGCCGCACAGGCGCTTGGCGATGTTTCCGATACGCTGGCGCAAGTGGGCGAAAAACTGGACAAGTCCCAGCAGGCGTACGAGCACTCTTCTTTACAAATTCTGCACCGCACCCAGGCGGCCCAAAACCGCCGCAGCTTAGTCCGGCAGTTTACGGTTGTAGAGACCATTTTGGAGGAAATGGCTTCTGAGTTTGAATTGTTTGAGCGCAGCGACGCCACCAGTGCCAATTTGGTTTCCGAGGTGCTGTATGAATTTGCTCTGCAGCCGCTCGATGTCAGCTGCCGGGTAGACCGCTTTGAGCGCATGACGATTGAGGCCATGGTCGTGCGCGGCGAGGGCGTGCAGGTAAACAAAGCGGAACTTACCCGCGAGGTATCAAAAGTGTGCGGGCGCACGTTTTCGCAGCCGAGCATCAGCCGCACCCAAACTTCCTGGCGGCTGGTGTTTTGCGAGAGGCCGCGCTTTCGCGTGATTGAGGCCAGTGCCCGGCACAACTGTGGCGACAACATGCTCTGCGGCGACAGCACCCGGTGCTTTGAGGATGGCACCGGCCGCTACCTTTGCATTTTAAGTGACGGCATGGGTTCCGGCGGGCGCGCAGCCGTGGACGGCGTGATGGTTTCAAACCTGCTGGCAAAGCTGATTAAGGCCGGTATTGGCTTTGACAGCGCTCTGCAGATTGTCAATACCGCAATGGGGGTAAAGTCCGGGGATGAATCCACTGCAACGGTAGACCTGGTCAGTGTAGACCTTTATACAGGAATTGTGCAGTTCTTAAAAGCGGGTGCCGCCATGAGCTTTATCTGCACCGGCGGAAAGGTGCGCGCGGTAGATGCCCCCGGACTTCCGGTCGGTATTTTGGAAAAAGCGCAGTTCCACTGTGCGCAGGAGGAACTGCAGGATGGGGACCTGCTGGTTATGGTAAGCGACGGTGCGCTTTGTGACGGCACCGCTTGGATTTGTAGCCTGCTCGAAAAACCGGGCGACGCCAAGACCCCCCAGGAGCTGGCAGAGGCGGTTGTCGCGGGTGCAGTTGCCCGCCGCAAAGATGGGCACGATGACGATGTGACCGCAGTTGTGCTGCGCATACAGTCTTACCGTCCCGCAGTAAAATCATAA